Proteins encoded in a region of the Streptomyces liliiviolaceus genome:
- a CDS encoding PH-like domain-containing protein → MATELTTGRAVGLAAEQKSAEVTDWAARIGWLVGLVLFIALVYWLMREGWKWRGTLQGDLPELPAAPSEPGAARLTMSGRYHGSTTAGQWLDRIVAHGLGTRSRVELTLTDAGLDVVRPGAADFFVPRERLREARLDKGIAGKVLSEGGLLVVTWEHGDKLIDSGFRSDHAAEHNEWVDTLNDMTDKSSDIDQSSDTEGAR, encoded by the coding sequence ATCGCCACGGAACTCACCACGGGCCGCGCCGTCGGCCTCGCGGCGGAGCAGAAGTCCGCCGAGGTGACCGACTGGGCCGCCCGCATCGGCTGGCTCGTCGGCCTGGTCCTGTTCATCGCGCTCGTCTACTGGCTGATGCGCGAGGGCTGGAAATGGCGCGGCACCCTCCAGGGCGACCTGCCCGAGCTGCCCGCCGCGCCGAGTGAGCCCGGTGCGGCCAGACTGACCATGAGCGGCCGCTACCACGGCTCGACGACGGCCGGGCAGTGGCTCGACCGCATCGTGGCGCACGGCCTGGGCACCCGCAGCAGGGTCGAGCTGACCCTGACGGACGCGGGCCTGGACGTCGTACGCCCCGGGGCGGCCGACTTCTTCGTCCCCCGCGAGCGACTGCGCGAGGCCCGGCTCGACAAGGGCATCGCGGGCAAGGTCCTCTCCGAGGGCGGCCTGCTCGTCGTCACCTGGGAACACGGCGACAAGCTGATCGACTCCGGGTTCCGCTCCGACCACGCGGCGGAGCACAACGAATGGGTCGACACCCTGAACGACATGACCGACAAGAGCAGCGACATCGACCAGAGCAGCGACACGGAAGGCGCACGATGA